DNA from Microbacterium sp. BLY:
GACCGGCGGTCCCGTCGGGCCCGGGTGCTCGAGCTGCTGGACCGGGTCGGGCTGGACGACCCCGATCTGCGGGCGCGCCAGTATCCGCACGAGCTCTCCGGCGGCATGCGGCAGCGCGTGCTCATCGCGGCCGCGATCGCGCTCCGCCCCCGGCTGCTCATCGCCGACGAGCCCACCAGCGCTCTCGACGCCACCGTGCAGCGCCGGGTGCTCGATCTGCTGGACGAGCTGCAGCGCGAGGACGGCACGAGCATTTTGCTCGTCACCCACGACCTCGGCGTGGCCGCGGACCGCGCGGCACGGATCGCGGTCCTCAAGGACGGCCGGATCGTGGAGGAGGGGCCGAGCGCCCGGGTGCTCTCCGACCCGGCGGACCCGTACACGCGGCAGCTGCTCGCCGATGCGCCCGCGTTCACGACGGGCTTCCGCCGTCCGGACGCCCCGCCGTTCCTGCGGGACGCCGCGGCGGTGGCCGCCGAGAAGCCGTACGAGATCGTCGCCACGGGACTCGTGAAGGAGTTCCGGGTGGCCGGGCGTGAGCGCTTCCGGGCGGTCGACGACGTCTCCTTCCGGGTGCGGCGCGGGACGACCCATGCGCTGGTCGGCGAGTCCGGATCGGGCAAGTCCACGACCGCGCGCCTGGTCACCCGCTTCCTGCGTCCGGACGCCGGTGCCGTGGAGCTCGCGGGCGAGGACGCCACCGCTGTCGAGGGCGCCCGGCTCCGCGCGTTGCGCCGGCGGATCCAGCTCGTGTACCAGAACCCCTTCGCCTCCCTGGACCCGCGGCAGCGGATCGCCGACATCGTGGCCGAGCCGCTGCACAACTTCCGTATCGGTGGCCGGTCCGAGCGTCGGGATCGTGCGGTCGCCCTGCTCGAGCGCGTGGCGCTGCCCGCGGACGTCGCCCGTCGCACGCCCGGTGAGCTGTCCGGCGGGCAGCGGCAGCGGGTCGCGATCGCGCGGGCGCTCGCCGTCGATCCCGAGATCCTCGTGCTCGACGAGGCCGTGTCGGCGCTGGATGTGACGGTGCAGGCGCGCATCCTCGAACTGCTCACGGGGCTGCAGGCCGAACTCGGCCTCACCTACCTCTTCATCTCGCACGACCTCGCCGTGGTGCGCCGCATCAGCCACACCGTCTCGGTCATGCACCGCGGACGCGTCGTGGAGGACGGGCCGACCGAAGAGCTGTTCCAC
Protein-coding regions in this window:
- a CDS encoding ABC transporter ATP-binding protein, which codes for MTAPTSVLTATDLRVSYAGREVVHGVSFTIAEGETLALVGESGSGKSTTAHALLGLLPEGGRVESGRVRLGDLDISGWSDRALRGIRGSEVGLVPQDPTTSLDPVRPVGVQVAEVLRLHGHRDRRSRRARVLELLDRVGLDDPDLRARQYPHELSGGMRQRVLIAAAIALRPRLLIADEPTSALDATVQRRVLDLLDELQREDGTSILLVTHDLGVAADRAARIAVLKDGRIVEEGPSARVLSDPADPYTRQLLADAPAFTTGFRRPDAPPFLRDAAAVAAEKPYEIVATGLVKEFRVAGRERFRAVDDVSFRVRRGTTHALVGESGSGKSTTARLVTRFLRPDAGAVELAGEDATAVEGARLRALRRRIQLVYQNPFASLDPRQRIADIVAEPLHNFRIGGRSERRDRAVALLERVALPADVARRTPGELSGGQRQRVAIARALAVDPEILVLDEAVSALDVTVQARILELLTGLQAELGLTYLFISHDLAVVRRISHTVSVMHRGRVVEDGPTEELFHDPQHENTRELLAAVPGRTEIIA